Proteins from one Oncorhynchus masou masou isolate Uvic2021 chromosome 12, UVic_Omas_1.1, whole genome shotgun sequence genomic window:
- the LOC135550975 gene encoding AF4/FMR2 family member 4-like isoform X2, which translates to MLGNYDEMKEPIGDTIPKLGGKPSGSSSEEKSGQSLFGEQRGSGQNSKWTPVGPAASTSSSQSSKRSSLQGSHSGSRSSQRHEREHKKSSKHGSEHSKSHTSSPAKGSLSSSHSRSLGAEHHGKERYRSKSPREREANWDSPSRVHTSFPSGSHSSQAFPPSLMSKPSSMLQKPTAYVRPMDGQETVEPKTSSEMYSGQSHSSTMGEMKSNGKASLSKLKIPSQPVEGPMTGDANCVDEILKEMTQSWPPPLTAIHTPCKTEPSKFSFPSKDTQHASFPGAHKRQTKTSSSHQSKAAPCDGDQANNVLLEDDLKLSSDEDSDGEHDSAKNASRNASASNNSNNSEGAEHSRDDSSSHSGSESSSGSDSESESSSTDSEANEPPRPASPEPEPATANKWQLDNWFKKAKQFSPASPVDNNVPTKYKKEGRDQSSGRGYSGQGGSKDSGVPTPSRDLRAAQKGSESGRGRQKSPAQSEGGAGQRRTVGKKQPKKSEKPPVVEEPKGGLRVESEPAPEIPPHRPKAATKGSRKPNIKKEPKSSPRPAVDKRKSKAPIKKSRKFVDTDSSSSESEENDSIPSLSQTPKYTESIRTPVCVFSPMEEKELLSPLSDPDDRFPVRQQQGLMVKIDLTLLSRVPGRPYKDLVEPKVERDCSVDRDSKDFQKLPSERISSKGKRKHKNEDENTKSDSKKSRLEDKSSSHHKTSSKESKRVMDAKVKEEPVPSPSISGSGGLQRTPKAEHQSRKRTVSQSSTSLSSGASSGKEGGHSTKSSSTSKHTKGGDKQARSTREGKEKSSKGSDNQVAVPPLSSDGSKALRSKLVFEDRIHSADHYLQEAKKLKHNADALMDRFEKAVYYLDAVVSFIECGNALEKSAQEAKSPFPMYAETVELIKYTMKLKSYMAPDATSADKRLAVLCLRCQSLLYLRLFKLRKESALKYSKTLTEHLKNSLSNTQAPSPGMGSKAAGMPSPVSPKLSPGSAGSYSSGTSSGSSSVTIPQRIHQMAASYVQVTSNFLFATEVWDQAEQLSKEQKEFFAELDKVMGPLIFNTSSMTELVRFTRQGLHWLRLDAKLIP; encoded by the exons ATGCTTGGAAACTACGACGAGATGAAGGAACCTATCGGAGACACAATTCCAAAACTCGGTGGCAAACCCTCAGGCTCATCCTCCGAGGAGAAGTCGGGCCAGTCTCTATTTGGGGAGCAGCGAGGCAGTGGCCAGAACAGTAAATGGACTCCAGTAGGCCCAGCggccagcacctcgtcctcccaGTCCTCCAAGAGATCCAGCCTCCAGGGCAGCCACAGCGGTAGCAGGAGTAGCCAAAGACACGAGCGGGAACACAAGAAGTCCAGTAAGCATGGCTCAGAACACTCCAAGTCCCACACGTCCAGCCCAGCCAAGGGCTCCCTGAGCTCCAGTCACTCCCGTTCACTGGGCGCTGAGCACCACGGCAAAGAGCGCTACCGCTCCAAGTCACCGCGCGAGCGCGAGGCCAACTGGGACTCCCCATCGCGTGTGCACACGTCCTTCCCCAGCGGCTCGCACTCCAGCCAGGCCTTCCCCCCTTCGCTTATGTCCAAGCCCAGCTCCATGCTACAGAAGCCCACAGCCTATGTGCGCCCCATGGATGGCCAGGAGACTGTGGAGCCCAAGACCTCGTCAGAGATGTACAGCGGCCAGTCCCACAGCAGCACCATGGGGGAGATGAAGTCTAACGGCAAGGCCTCGCTCTCCAAGCTCAAGATCCCCTCGCAGCCTGTTGAG GGTCCCATGACTGGGGATGCTAATTGTGTTGATGAGATTTTAAAG GAAATGACTCAGTCCTGGCCCCCTCCTTTGACAGCCATCCACACCCCCTGTAAAACGGAGCCTTCAAAGTTTTCATTCCCTTCCAAG GACACTCAGCATGCAAGTTTTCCAGGTGCACACA AGAGACAAACCAAAACGTCGAGCAGCCACCAGTCCAAGGCAGCACCATGCGACGGGGATCAGGCCAA TAATGTTCTGCTGGAAGATGACCTGAAGCTCAGCAGTGATGAGGACAGTGATGGAGAACATGACTCGGCCAAAAACGCTTCCAGAAACGCATCGGCAAG taacaacagtaataaCAGCGAAGGAGCAGAGCACTCGCGGGACGACTCGAGCAGTCACAGTGGCTCAGAGAGCAGCTCTGGATCAGACAGTGAGAGCGAGAGCAGTTCCACGGACAGCGAGGCCAATGAGCCACCTCGCCCTGCATCACCAGAG CCTGAACCAGCCACCGCCAATAAATGGCAGTTGGACAACTGGTTCAAGAAAGCTAAGCAGTTCTCTCCGGCCTCCCCAGTGGACAATAATGTACCTACCAAGTACAAAAAGGAGGGGCGGGACCAGAGCTCAGGCCGGGGATACAGCGGGCAGGGAGGGTCTAAGGACTCAGGGGTGCCCACACCTAGCAGAGACCTGAGAGCAGCACAGAAGGGTTCCGAGAGCGGCCGTGGCCGGCAGAAATCCCCGGCTCAGAGCGAGGGTGGTGCAGGCCAGCGCAGGACAGTGGGTAAAAAACAGCCCAAAAAGTCTGAGAAGCCCCCTGTGGTGGAGGAGCCTAAAGGAGGGCTAAGGGTGGAGAGTGAACCTGCTCCAGAGATCCCTCCCCATCGGCCCAAAGCCGCCACTAAAGGCTCCCGCAAACCCAACATCAAGAAGGAGCCCAAGTCCTCACCCAGACCGGCTGTTGACAAGCGCAAGAGCAAGGCGCCCATCAAGAAGTCCAGGAAGTTTGTGGACACGGACTCTTCCTCCTCAGAATCGGAGGAGAACGACAGCATTCCCTCGTTGTCGCAGACCCCCAAGTACACAGAGAGCATCAggactccagtgtgtgtgttctcgCCTATGGAAGAGAAagagctgctctctcctctcagcgACCCAGACGACCGCTTCCCCGTCAGGCAGCAGCAGGGGCTCATGGTGAAGATTGACCTGACCCTGCTCTCCCGTGTCCCTGGACGGCCTTACAAAGACCTAGTAGAGCCCAAAGTAGAGAGGGACTGCTCCGTGGACAGAGACAGCAAGGACTTCCAGAAGCTGCCCTCTGAGAGGATCTCCAGTAAGGGCAAGAGGAAACACAAG AATGAAGACGAGAACACCAAGTCTGATAGCAAGAAGTCCAGACTTGAAGACAAATCCTCATCTCACCACAAGACCAGCAGCAAAGA GTCTAAGAGGGTCATGGATGCCAAGGTGAAGGAGGAGCCGGtgccctctccctccatatcaGGGTCAGGAGGGCTGCAGAGGACGCCCAAGGCGGAGCATCAGAGCCGCAAGCGGACGGTCAGCCAGTCATCCACCTCCCTGTCCAGCGGGGCCAGCAGCGGCAAGGAGGGAGGCCACAGCACCAAGAGCAGCTCCACTTCCAAACACACAAAAGGCGGGGACAAGCAGGCCAGGAGCACCAGGGAGGGaaag GAGAAATCCTCAAAGGGCTCTGATAACCAGGTTGCTGTGCCACCACTCTCCTCGGACGGCTCAAAGGCCCTGAGGTCAAAATTGGTGTTTGAGGACAG GATTCACTCTGCCGATCACTACTTACAAGAGGCCAAGAAACTGAAACACAACGCAGATGCTCTG ATGGACCGGTTTGAGAAGGCTGTGTACTACCTGGATGCTGTGGTGTCCTTTATCGAGTGTGGAAATGCGTTGGAGAAGAGTGCCCAGGAGGCTAAGTCCCCCTTCCCCATGTATGCCGAGACCGTGGAGCTCATCAA gTACACTATGAAGTTAAAGAGCTACATGGCCCCAGACGCTACGTCAGCAGACAAACGGCTAGCTGTGTTGTG CCTGCGTTGccagtccctcctctacctgcGACTGTTCAAGCTGAGAAAAGAGAGTGCACTGAAATACTCTAAAACACTCACAGAGCATCTGAAG AATTCCTTGAGCAACACCCAAGCTCCCTCTCCTGGAATGGGAAG taaAGCAGCAGGCATGCCCTCGCCAGTCTCTCCCAAGCTGTCCCCAGGTAGTGCTGGTAGCTACTCGTCAGGCACATCCAGCGGCAGCTCCTCTGTAACAATCCCCCAGCGCATCCACCAGATGGCTGCCAGCTACGTCCAGGTCACCTCCAACTTCCTGTTCGCCACTGAGGTGTGGGACCAAGCAGAGCAGCTGTCTAAAGAGCAGAAAG AGTTCTTTGCGGAGTTGGACAAGGTGATGGGCCCTTTGATCTTCAACACCAGCAGCATGACTGAACTGGTGCGCTTCACGCGGCAGGGCCTACACTGGCTACGGCTGGACGCTAAGCTCATTCCCTGA
- the LOC135550975 gene encoding AF4/FMR2 family member 4-like isoform X1 has translation MNREDRNVLRMKERERRNQEIQQGGEAFPAHSPLFPEPYKVSSKEDKLSSRIQSMLGNYDEMKEPIGDTIPKLGGKPSGSSSEEKSGQSLFGEQRGSGQNSKWTPVGPAASTSSSQSSKRSSLQGSHSGSRSSQRHEREHKKSSKHGSEHSKSHTSSPAKGSLSSSHSRSLGAEHHGKERYRSKSPREREANWDSPSRVHTSFPSGSHSSQAFPPSLMSKPSSMLQKPTAYVRPMDGQETVEPKTSSEMYSGQSHSSTMGEMKSNGKASLSKLKIPSQPVEGPMTGDANCVDEILKEMTQSWPPPLTAIHTPCKTEPSKFSFPSKDTQHASFPGAHKRQTKTSSSHQSKAAPCDGDQANNVLLEDDLKLSSDEDSDGEHDSAKNASRNASASNNSNNSEGAEHSRDDSSSHSGSESSSGSDSESESSSTDSEANEPPRPASPEPEPATANKWQLDNWFKKAKQFSPASPVDNNVPTKYKKEGRDQSSGRGYSGQGGSKDSGVPTPSRDLRAAQKGSESGRGRQKSPAQSEGGAGQRRTVGKKQPKKSEKPPVVEEPKGGLRVESEPAPEIPPHRPKAATKGSRKPNIKKEPKSSPRPAVDKRKSKAPIKKSRKFVDTDSSSSESEENDSIPSLSQTPKYTESIRTPVCVFSPMEEKELLSPLSDPDDRFPVRQQQGLMVKIDLTLLSRVPGRPYKDLVEPKVERDCSVDRDSKDFQKLPSERISSKGKRKHKNEDENTKSDSKKSRLEDKSSSHHKTSSKESKRVMDAKVKEEPVPSPSISGSGGLQRTPKAEHQSRKRTVSQSSTSLSSGASSGKEGGHSTKSSSTSKHTKGGDKQARSTREGKEKSSKGSDNQVAVPPLSSDGSKALRSKLVFEDRIHSADHYLQEAKKLKHNADALMDRFEKAVYYLDAVVSFIECGNALEKSAQEAKSPFPMYAETVELIKYTMKLKSYMAPDATSADKRLAVLCLRCQSLLYLRLFKLRKESALKYSKTLTEHLKNSLSNTQAPSPGMGSKAAGMPSPVSPKLSPGSAGSYSSGTSSGSSSVTIPQRIHQMAASYVQVTSNFLFATEVWDQAEQLSKEQKEFFAELDKVMGPLIFNTSSMTELVRFTRQGLHWLRLDAKLIP, from the exons ATGAACCGTGAAGACCGGAATGTGCTCCGtatgaaagaaagagaaaggcgAAATCAAGAAAtccagcagggaggagaggccTTTCCAgctcactcccctctctttcctgaaCCTTATAAAGTT TCCAGCAAAGAAGATAAACTGTCCAGTCGTATCCAGAGTATGCTTGGAAACTACGACGAGATGAAGGAACCTATCGGAGACACAATTCCAAAACTCGGTGGCAAACCCTCAGGCTCATCCTCCGAGGAGAAGTCGGGCCAGTCTCTATTTGGGGAGCAGCGAGGCAGTGGCCAGAACAGTAAATGGACTCCAGTAGGCCCAGCggccagcacctcgtcctcccaGTCCTCCAAGAGATCCAGCCTCCAGGGCAGCCACAGCGGTAGCAGGAGTAGCCAAAGACACGAGCGGGAACACAAGAAGTCCAGTAAGCATGGCTCAGAACACTCCAAGTCCCACACGTCCAGCCCAGCCAAGGGCTCCCTGAGCTCCAGTCACTCCCGTTCACTGGGCGCTGAGCACCACGGCAAAGAGCGCTACCGCTCCAAGTCACCGCGCGAGCGCGAGGCCAACTGGGACTCCCCATCGCGTGTGCACACGTCCTTCCCCAGCGGCTCGCACTCCAGCCAGGCCTTCCCCCCTTCGCTTATGTCCAAGCCCAGCTCCATGCTACAGAAGCCCACAGCCTATGTGCGCCCCATGGATGGCCAGGAGACTGTGGAGCCCAAGACCTCGTCAGAGATGTACAGCGGCCAGTCCCACAGCAGCACCATGGGGGAGATGAAGTCTAACGGCAAGGCCTCGCTCTCCAAGCTCAAGATCCCCTCGCAGCCTGTTGAG GGTCCCATGACTGGGGATGCTAATTGTGTTGATGAGATTTTAAAG GAAATGACTCAGTCCTGGCCCCCTCCTTTGACAGCCATCCACACCCCCTGTAAAACGGAGCCTTCAAAGTTTTCATTCCCTTCCAAG GACACTCAGCATGCAAGTTTTCCAGGTGCACACA AGAGACAAACCAAAACGTCGAGCAGCCACCAGTCCAAGGCAGCACCATGCGACGGGGATCAGGCCAA TAATGTTCTGCTGGAAGATGACCTGAAGCTCAGCAGTGATGAGGACAGTGATGGAGAACATGACTCGGCCAAAAACGCTTCCAGAAACGCATCGGCAAG taacaacagtaataaCAGCGAAGGAGCAGAGCACTCGCGGGACGACTCGAGCAGTCACAGTGGCTCAGAGAGCAGCTCTGGATCAGACAGTGAGAGCGAGAGCAGTTCCACGGACAGCGAGGCCAATGAGCCACCTCGCCCTGCATCACCAGAG CCTGAACCAGCCACCGCCAATAAATGGCAGTTGGACAACTGGTTCAAGAAAGCTAAGCAGTTCTCTCCGGCCTCCCCAGTGGACAATAATGTACCTACCAAGTACAAAAAGGAGGGGCGGGACCAGAGCTCAGGCCGGGGATACAGCGGGCAGGGAGGGTCTAAGGACTCAGGGGTGCCCACACCTAGCAGAGACCTGAGAGCAGCACAGAAGGGTTCCGAGAGCGGCCGTGGCCGGCAGAAATCCCCGGCTCAGAGCGAGGGTGGTGCAGGCCAGCGCAGGACAGTGGGTAAAAAACAGCCCAAAAAGTCTGAGAAGCCCCCTGTGGTGGAGGAGCCTAAAGGAGGGCTAAGGGTGGAGAGTGAACCTGCTCCAGAGATCCCTCCCCATCGGCCCAAAGCCGCCACTAAAGGCTCCCGCAAACCCAACATCAAGAAGGAGCCCAAGTCCTCACCCAGACCGGCTGTTGACAAGCGCAAGAGCAAGGCGCCCATCAAGAAGTCCAGGAAGTTTGTGGACACGGACTCTTCCTCCTCAGAATCGGAGGAGAACGACAGCATTCCCTCGTTGTCGCAGACCCCCAAGTACACAGAGAGCATCAggactccagtgtgtgtgttctcgCCTATGGAAGAGAAagagctgctctctcctctcagcgACCCAGACGACCGCTTCCCCGTCAGGCAGCAGCAGGGGCTCATGGTGAAGATTGACCTGACCCTGCTCTCCCGTGTCCCTGGACGGCCTTACAAAGACCTAGTAGAGCCCAAAGTAGAGAGGGACTGCTCCGTGGACAGAGACAGCAAGGACTTCCAGAAGCTGCCCTCTGAGAGGATCTCCAGTAAGGGCAAGAGGAAACACAAG AATGAAGACGAGAACACCAAGTCTGATAGCAAGAAGTCCAGACTTGAAGACAAATCCTCATCTCACCACAAGACCAGCAGCAAAGA GTCTAAGAGGGTCATGGATGCCAAGGTGAAGGAGGAGCCGGtgccctctccctccatatcaGGGTCAGGAGGGCTGCAGAGGACGCCCAAGGCGGAGCATCAGAGCCGCAAGCGGACGGTCAGCCAGTCATCCACCTCCCTGTCCAGCGGGGCCAGCAGCGGCAAGGAGGGAGGCCACAGCACCAAGAGCAGCTCCACTTCCAAACACACAAAAGGCGGGGACAAGCAGGCCAGGAGCACCAGGGAGGGaaag GAGAAATCCTCAAAGGGCTCTGATAACCAGGTTGCTGTGCCACCACTCTCCTCGGACGGCTCAAAGGCCCTGAGGTCAAAATTGGTGTTTGAGGACAG GATTCACTCTGCCGATCACTACTTACAAGAGGCCAAGAAACTGAAACACAACGCAGATGCTCTG ATGGACCGGTTTGAGAAGGCTGTGTACTACCTGGATGCTGTGGTGTCCTTTATCGAGTGTGGAAATGCGTTGGAGAAGAGTGCCCAGGAGGCTAAGTCCCCCTTCCCCATGTATGCCGAGACCGTGGAGCTCATCAA gTACACTATGAAGTTAAAGAGCTACATGGCCCCAGACGCTACGTCAGCAGACAAACGGCTAGCTGTGTTGTG CCTGCGTTGccagtccctcctctacctgcGACTGTTCAAGCTGAGAAAAGAGAGTGCACTGAAATACTCTAAAACACTCACAGAGCATCTGAAG AATTCCTTGAGCAACACCCAAGCTCCCTCTCCTGGAATGGGAAG taaAGCAGCAGGCATGCCCTCGCCAGTCTCTCCCAAGCTGTCCCCAGGTAGTGCTGGTAGCTACTCGTCAGGCACATCCAGCGGCAGCTCCTCTGTAACAATCCCCCAGCGCATCCACCAGATGGCTGCCAGCTACGTCCAGGTCACCTCCAACTTCCTGTTCGCCACTGAGGTGTGGGACCAAGCAGAGCAGCTGTCTAAAGAGCAGAAAG AGTTCTTTGCGGAGTTGGACAAGGTGATGGGCCCTTTGATCTTCAACACCAGCAGCATGACTGAACTGGTGCGCTTCACGCGGCAGGGCCTACACTGGCTACGGCTGGACGCTAAGCTCATTCCCTGA